A window from bacterium encodes these proteins:
- a CDS encoding T9SS type A sorting domain-containing protein, with translation MKRLFATVILLTMVVAGIASAQTTINYGALTLNPGYSATNFSEVWDLTQGDLVLSYTIDMTGIVQPGPWQTSYTEVGLRQIGASNFNPGPWNTYQGGAGGWLTSLVGDLTPNPNNQNLHDKHNLSASGGRGELDYDATAPGTVVSPIGSYANYGIWFDRDGVDQWQAQGWGAVDGGTYNTGGVYDVVITYHAINSGLGTMFVTLNGIATGFFTPNWHAGAPDYFPAGLSFKGDMAKMQVFAGLWAPSSSYGPVALSDLEVNGYLSLVHNFVFVANEYIEITRSKFSSQGNMFCNGNLYFLRGDPTTYTGNLTAVGCITIDKENLIDGDVTAGGAIKLDPAAGITGAVNAYAGVAPLNLPDPYFTAGGPSYTVPTGGSLTLPPGSYGNVYVREKGTLNLSSGTYRFNRLETKDEATTLNLDVTNGSVAIKVVTNLRFNPETTSNILPSGEAGTTSVTFTTRQSTQMVIAKECYLLGTIIAPNACVLVGKNTSFKGSLIADKIYVERDVTLLHHYSSGSLPVPKPVLAQDMAAGTVTSYELAQNYPNPFNPSTTIRFALPQAGELSLAIYNTAGQLVRLLAKGEYAAGRHAFVWDGRDESGQRVASGVYVYVLKAGSFVAERKLVLMK, from the coding sequence ATGAAGAGGCTTTTTGCGACTGTGATCCTTTTGACCATGGTCGTTGCCGGAATCGCGTCTGCCCAGACGACGATTAACTACGGCGCGTTGACCCTGAATCCCGGCTACTCCGCTACCAACTTCAGCGAGGTGTGGGATCTGACTCAGGGTGATTTGGTATTGTCCTACACGATCGACATGACCGGTATTGTTCAGCCCGGCCCGTGGCAGACCTCCTACACCGAGGTCGGCCTGCGCCAGATTGGCGCTTCGAATTTCAATCCCGGCCCGTGGAACACCTACCAAGGCGGGGCGGGCGGCTGGTTGACCTCGCTGGTGGGCGATCTCACTCCCAACCCCAACAATCAAAACCTGCATGACAAGCACAATCTGTCGGCCTCGGGTGGTCGCGGTGAATTGGACTACGATGCCACCGCGCCCGGCACCGTGGTTTCACCCATCGGCAGTTATGCCAATTATGGCATTTGGTTCGACCGTGACGGGGTGGACCAATGGCAGGCGCAGGGCTGGGGCGCGGTTGATGGCGGCACCTACAACACCGGCGGCGTCTATGACGTGGTGATCACTTACCACGCCATCAACTCCGGCTTGGGTACGATGTTCGTCACGCTCAACGGCATTGCCACGGGATTCTTCACGCCCAATTGGCATGCCGGCGCGCCGGACTATTTTCCCGCGGGGCTGAGCTTCAAGGGCGACATGGCCAAGATGCAGGTCTTTGCCGGTCTGTGGGCGCCCAGCAGCAGCTACGGCCCGGTGGCGCTGTCAGACCTCGAAGTGAATGGCTATCTCAGCTTGGTGCACAATTTTGTCTTCGTTGCCAATGAGTACATTGAGATCACGCGCAGCAAGTTTTCCAGCCAGGGCAATATGTTTTGCAATGGCAACCTCTACTTCCTGCGCGGCGATCCCACCACCTACACCGGCAACCTGACGGCGGTGGGTTGCATCACCATTGACAAGGAAAACTTGATCGATGGCGACGTGACCGCCGGCGGCGCGATCAAGCTCGACCCGGCTGCCGGCATCACCGGCGCTGTCAATGCCTATGCCGGTGTTGCGCCGCTGAACTTGCCGGATCCCTATTTCACTGCGGGCGGGCCCAGCTACACCGTGCCCACCGGCGGTTCATTGACTCTGCCGCCGGGCTCTTACGGCAATGTCTATGTCAGGGAAAAGGGAACGCTCAACCTGAGCAGTGGCACGTATCGTTTCAACCGTCTCGAAACCAAGGATGAAGCCACCACCCTCAATCTCGATGTCACGAACGGCAGCGTGGCGATCAAGGTCGTGACCAATCTGCGGTTCAACCCGGAGACCACGAGCAATATTCTGCCCTCCGGCGAAGCCGGCACGACCAGTGTGACCTTCACGACACGGCAAAGCACGCAGATGGTGATTGCGAAGGAATGCTACCTGCTGGGCACCATCATTGCGCCCAATGCCTGCGTGTTGGTGGGCAAGAACACCAGCTTCAAAGGCTCTTTGATCGCGGACAAGATCTACGTTGAGCGCGACGTGACCTTGCTGCATCATTATTCCAGCGGCTCGCTGCCGGTGCCGAAGCCGGTGCTCGCCCAGGACATGGCGGCAGGCACCGTGACGAGCTACGAACTGGCACAAAACTATCCCAACCCGTTCAATCCCAGCACCACCATTCGCTTTGCCCTGCCGCAAGCGGGTGAGCTTTCGCTGGCGATTTACAACACCGCCGGCCAGCTCGTGCGCCTGCTGGCAAAAGGTGAATATGCGGCGGGTCGCCATGCCTTCGTGTGGGACGGACGTGATGAAAGCGGTCAGCGCGTGGCGAGTGGCGTCTACGTGTATGTTCTCAAGGCGGGCAGTTTTGTGGCGGAGCGCAAACTGGTGTTGATGAAGTAG
- a CDS encoding cytochrome c: MKRFFKVVVGIIAAILVLIAGGLIYLTTSLPDVGEAPDLKIAATPELVDRGQYLAHHVTVCIDCHSQRDFNFYSGPVMPGTEGQGGEEMVETIGKLRVPNITPAALGNWTDGEIARAIAAGVGKNGEALFPMMPYPIYNELAEEDLHAIIAYLRTLPPIANEVPRTQLNFPMNLIVRMIPKAYAPKPRPPAGDTLAHGKYLNTVAGCHFCHTPVDDKGRALPGMDFAGGHEFRLPGGVVVRTANITPEMDTGIGAWDEAYFVNRFKEYADSTASRIAVPAGGENTVMPWTMYAGMTEEDLRAIYRYLRTVKPVIHQVEKHPQPQTTEK; this comes from the coding sequence ATGAAGAGATTTTTCAAGGTAGTGGTCGGGATTATCGCGGCCATTCTGGTGTTGATCGCCGGCGGCCTGATTTATCTGACCACCAGCCTGCCCGATGTGGGGGAAGCGCCCGATCTCAAGATTGCGGCCACGCCTGAGTTGGTTGACCGCGGCCAGTATCTCGCCCATCACGTGACGGTCTGCATCGATTGCCATTCGCAACGCGATTTCAACTTCTATTCCGGGCCGGTGATGCCGGGCACCGAAGGCCAGGGCGGCGAGGAAATGGTGGAGACGATCGGCAAGCTGCGCGTGCCCAATATCACACCGGCGGCGCTCGGCAACTGGACCGATGGTGAGATCGCACGCGCCATCGCGGCCGGGGTGGGGAAAAACGGCGAGGCGCTCTTTCCCATGATGCCTTATCCGATCTACAACGAGCTGGCGGAGGAAGATCTGCACGCCATCATCGCCTACTTGCGCACGCTGCCGCCGATCGCCAACGAAGTGCCGCGCACGCAGCTCAACTTCCCCATGAATCTCATCGTTCGCATGATCCCCAAAGCCTATGCGCCGAAGCCGCGGCCGCCGGCCGGCGATACGCTGGCACACGGCAAATATCTCAACACGGTGGCCGGCTGCCACTTCTGCCACACGCCGGTGGATGACAAAGGCCGCGCTCTACCGGGCATGGACTTCGCCGGCGGCCATGAGTTCCGCCTGCCCGGCGGCGTCGTGGTGCGCACGGCCAACATCACACCGGAGATGGATACCGGCATTGGCGCTTGGGACGAAGCCTACTTCGTCAATCGCTTCAAAGAATACGCCGACTCCACCGCCAGCCGCATTGCGGTGCCGGCCGGCGGCGAAAACACCGTGATGCCCTGGACCATGTACGCCGGCATGACGGAAGAAGACTTGCGCGCTATCTACCGCTACTTGCGCACGGTCAAACCGGTGATCCATCAAGTCGAAAAGCATCCCCAACCCCAGACTACCGAAAAGTAA
- a CDS encoding DUF3298 and DUF4163 domain-containing protein: MIHSTGPLSRARVRFFTLLALLCAAPLAARPAFRGYYTGTLGGRFAIQMDLTIDSSAAITGNYFYETVGERLNLQGRLGTPTLLEELDSGDNVTGRFAGSLAPPYASFEGNWTSADGTKSLPFTLLRVAEYHFYSTEDELIQAEAAFPRFAGRTPAWRQLNSKLHTQAMVAHGQFVHDSDEMLAAEELYAGMRCGYSHDCSIMYYSDDLISLLITEWSFTGGAHGNTSYAAENYWRQADRFQPLALADLFLPQADYAAALARLCAQSLRAQGAAWVQQGEIKTFSGEDLQVFNVMPRALVFTFAPYAVGPYAQGTFHVRVPYRQLDEVLDPAGPLKRLLSFKQPQ, from the coding sequence ATGATTCACTCCACAGGCCCACTGTCCCGCGCGCGCGTACGTTTCTTCACGCTCCTCGCCCTGCTGTGCGCGGCGCCGCTGGCGGCGCGGCCGGCATTTCGCGGCTATTACACCGGCACTTTGGGCGGCCGCTTCGCGATTCAAATGGACCTCACCATTGACTCCAGCGCGGCGATTACGGGAAATTATTTCTATGAAACTGTGGGCGAACGCCTGAATTTGCAGGGACGCCTCGGCACGCCCACGCTGTTGGAAGAATTGGATTCCGGCGACAACGTCACCGGCCGCTTTGCCGGCAGCCTGGCACCACCCTATGCCTCGTTCGAGGGCAACTGGACCAGCGCCGACGGCACGAAATCACTGCCTTTCACATTGCTGCGCGTCGCCGAGTACCACTTCTACAGCACCGAGGATGAACTTATTCAGGCGGAAGCTGCTTTTCCGCGTTTTGCGGGGAGAACACCGGCATGGCGGCAGCTCAACTCCAAACTGCACACCCAGGCCATGGTAGCGCACGGCCAGTTCGTGCACGACAGCGATGAGATGCTCGCCGCAGAAGAGCTGTATGCCGGCATGCGCTGCGGCTACAGCCATGATTGCAGCATCATGTACTATTCGGATGATTTGATCAGCCTGCTCATCACCGAGTGGTCTTTCACCGGCGGCGCGCACGGCAACACCTCCTATGCCGCGGAAAACTACTGGCGGCAAGCAGACCGCTTCCAGCCGCTGGCGTTGGCAGATCTGTTTCTCCCCCAGGCGGACTACGCGGCGGCGCTCGCGCGGTTGTGCGCTCAAAGCCTGCGGGCGCAGGGCGCGGCGTGGGTGCAACAGGGCGAGATCAAGACTTTCAGCGGGGAAGATCTGCAAGTGTTCAATGTCATGCCGCGGGCGCTGGTCTTCACTTTCGCGCCCTATGCCGTCGGGCCGTATGCCCAGGGCACATTTCATGTGCGCGTGCCCTATCGCCAACTCGATGAGGTTTTGGACCCCGCCGGCCCACTCAAACGATTGCTCTCTTTCAAGCAACCGCAGTGA
- a CDS encoding efflux RND transporter permease subunit, giving the protein MSLSATCIQRPVLTWVLAITIVLFGVIGFTYLGVREYPNVDPAVITVDTSYPGANAEVIESQITAILEEDISAVPGIRTINSASREGRSSITIEFDLSVDLETAANDVRDKVAGAVGNLPPDADPPRVSKADADAFPIIVVNISSNTRNLLQLSDLADKIFKERLQTIPGVAEVRIFGEKRYAMRLWMDPNRLAAYQVTPLDVRDALQAENLELPSGRIEGNDVELTVRTLSRLEAPEEFNHLIIREESGRLVRFSDLGYAELAPENLRQVSKGLAGPRVAVAVVPQPGSNHIAISDAFFRRLEEIKPDLGDDIALSIGWDTTQYIRKSISEVQETIFTAFGLVVLIIFLFLRDWRTTLIPVFAIPISLIGSFFVMYLAGFSINVLTLLGLVLAIGLVVDDAIVVLENIFAKIEDGMNPIEAGLKGSKEVYFAIISTTIALVAVFMPIVFLQGLTGRLFKEFGIVIGGSVAISAFVALTLTPMLSSRMIKAHAHHSWFYRQTEPFFQKLIRAYENSLASFMRVRWLGFVAIVFAVGLMLLFGTILPQELAPMEDRSRFRLISTAPEGTSFERMEKYMDSVIDLVRQEVPEADAVIANTSGWAGGANAGNTTVTLVPPEQRKRTQQQIAEAMSRSVRSLNDARTIVNQEQTIAVGGGMARFGLPVQYVIQAPNFAKLKEVLPKFLEEANDHPAFSAVDLNLKFNKPELVIAIDRDRARTLGVSVRDVAQTLQLTLSDSRYGYFIKDGKQYQVLGQLTRENRDEPMDLTSIFVRSKSGELVQLDNLVKTYEQSNPPQLFRFNRYIAATVSAGLAPGYTLGDGIKAMDEIAATVLDESFSTTLAGAARDFAESSSSLIFVFILALVLTYLILAAQFESFRDPFIIMFTVPLAVAGALLSLWYFNQTINIFSQIGQIMLIGLVTKNGILIVEFANQRKATGLSVLEAVQSAAVARFRPILMTSLSTILGILPIAMGLGAGSESRVSMGIAVVGGMIFATGLTLYVIPAVYSYFSKEFHHTRARTAAATPARIEGVEV; this is encoded by the coding sequence ATGAGCCTTTCCGCCACTTGCATTCAGCGCCCGGTGTTGACGTGGGTGCTGGCGATCACCATCGTTCTGTTCGGCGTCATCGGCTTCACCTACCTCGGCGTGCGTGAATATCCGAACGTCGATCCGGCCGTCATCACCGTCGATACCTCGTATCCCGGCGCCAACGCCGAGGTGATCGAGTCGCAAATCACCGCGATTCTCGAAGAGGACATCAGCGCGGTGCCCGGTATTCGCACCATCAACTCCGCCAGCCGCGAGGGCCGCAGCAGCATCACCATCGAATTCGATTTGTCGGTGGACTTGGAAACCGCAGCCAACGACGTGCGCGACAAAGTCGCCGGCGCGGTGGGCAATCTGCCGCCGGATGCCGATCCTCCCCGCGTCTCCAAAGCCGATGCTGATGCGTTCCCCATCATCGTCGTCAACATCAGCAGCAACACGCGCAACCTGCTGCAGTTGAGCGACCTGGCGGACAAGATTTTCAAAGAACGGCTGCAAACCATTCCCGGTGTGGCGGAAGTGCGCATCTTCGGCGAAAAGCGTTACGCCATGCGCTTGTGGATGGACCCGAACCGGCTCGCCGCCTATCAAGTGACGCCGCTGGATGTGCGTGACGCGCTCCAGGCCGAGAATCTCGAGCTGCCTTCCGGCCGCATCGAGGGCAACGACGTGGAATTGACCGTGCGCACCTTGAGCCGTTTGGAGGCGCCGGAGGAGTTCAACCATCTCATCATCCGCGAAGAGAGCGGCCGTTTGGTGCGCTTCAGCGACCTCGGCTATGCCGAGCTGGCGCCGGAAAACCTGCGGCAAGTCTCGAAGGGCCTGGCCGGCCCGCGCGTGGCGGTGGCCGTCGTGCCGCAACCCGGTTCCAATCACATCGCGATTTCCGATGCCTTCTTCCGCCGCCTCGAGGAGATCAAACCCGATTTGGGCGATGACATTGCGCTCAGCATCGGCTGGGACACGACGCAGTACATTCGCAAATCCATCTCGGAAGTGCAGGAAACCATCTTCACGGCCTTCGGCCTGGTGGTGTTGATCATCTTTCTCTTCTTGCGCGACTGGCGCACGACGCTCATCCCCGTCTTCGCCATTCCCATTTCACTGATCGGCTCCTTCTTCGTCATGTATCTCGCCGGCTTTTCCATCAACGTGCTGACGCTGCTGGGATTGGTGCTGGCCATTGGCCTGGTGGTGGACGATGCCATCGTGGTGTTGGAAAACATCTTTGCTAAAATCGAAGACGGCATGAACCCCATCGAGGCCGGGCTCAAAGGTTCGAAGGAAGTCTATTTTGCCATCATCTCGACCACGATCGCGCTGGTCGCGGTGTTCATGCCCATCGTCTTCCTGCAGGGACTCACCGGCCGGCTGTTCAAAGAGTTCGGCATCGTCATCGGCGGATCGGTGGCCATCTCGGCTTTTGTCGCGCTCACGCTCACGCCCATGTTGAGCAGCCGCATGATCAAAGCCCATGCGCATCATAGCTGGTTCTATCGCCAAACCGAACCGTTTTTTCAGAAGCTGATCCGTGCGTATGAGAACTCCCTTGCTTCCTTCATGCGCGTGCGCTGGCTCGGCTTCGTGGCCATCGTGTTTGCCGTTGGCCTGATGTTGCTGTTCGGCACGATTCTGCCGCAGGAACTGGCGCCGATGGAAGATCGCAGCCGCTTCCGTCTGATTTCCACGGCGCCGGAAGGCACCTCGTTCGAGCGCATGGAGAAATACATGGACAGCGTGATCGATCTCGTCAGACAAGAAGTGCCGGAAGCCGATGCCGTCATCGCCAATACCTCCGGATGGGCGGGCGGCGCCAATGCCGGCAACACCACGGTGACGCTGGTGCCGCCGGAACAGCGCAAGCGCACACAGCAGCAAATTGCCGAGGCCATGTCGCGTTCGGTGAGAAGCCTGAACGACGCGCGCACGATCGTCAATCAGGAGCAGACCATCGCGGTCGGCGGCGGCATGGCGCGTTTCGGCCTGCCGGTGCAATACGTGATTCAGGCGCCGAACTTTGCGAAACTCAAAGAAGTGTTGCCGAAATTCTTGGAAGAAGCGAACGATCACCCGGCCTTCAGCGCGGTGGATTTGAATTTGAAATTCAACAAGCCGGAATTGGTGATTGCAATCGATCGTGATCGCGCCCGCACGCTCGGCGTCTCCGTGCGCGACGTGGCGCAAACGCTGCAACTCACATTGAGCGACTCGCGCTACGGCTATTTCATCAAGGACGGCAAGCAGTATCAAGTGCTCGGCCAGCTTACGCGGGAGAACCGCGACGAGCCGATGGATCTCACCTCGATCTTCGTGCGCAGCAAGAGCGGCGAATTGGTGCAGCTCGACAATCTCGTCAAAACCTACGAGCAATCCAACCCGCCGCAGCTTTTTCGCTTCAACCGTTACATCGCGGCCACGGTCTCCGCCGGCCTCGCGCCCGGCTACACGCTGGGCGACGGCATCAAAGCCATGGATGAAATCGCGGCCACAGTTTTGGATGAATCGTTCAGCACCACGCTGGCGGGCGCGGCGCGCGATTTCGCCGAAAGCTCGTCGAGCTTGATTTTTGTTTTCATCCTGGCGCTGGTGCTGACCTATCTCATTCTGGCGGCACAATTCGAGAGCTTCCGCGATCCGTTCATCATCATGTTCACCGTGCCGCTCGCCGTTGCCGGCGCGTTGCTCTCGCTGTGGTATTTCAATCAAACCATCAACATCTTCAGCCAGATCGGCCAGATCATGCTCATCGGCTTGGTCACCAAGAACGGCATCTTGATCGTGGAGTTCGCCAACCAGCGCAAAGCCACCGGACTCTCGGTGCTGGAAGCCGTGCAGAGCGCGGCGGTGGCGCGTTTCCGCCCGATCTTGATGACGAGCTTGTCCACCATTCTCGGCATCCTGCCGATTGCAATGGGTTTGGGCGCCGGCTCCGAGAGCCGCGTGTCGATGGGTATTGCCGTCGTCGGCGGAATGATTTTCGCCACCGGCCTGACGCTGTATGTGATTCCCGCCGTTTATTCCTACTTCTCCAAGGAGTTTCATCACACGCGGGCGCGCACTGCGGCTGCCACACCCGCGCGGATCGAGGGAGTCGAAGTCTGA
- a CDS encoding GNAT family N-acetyltransferase → MLYEAVCWRPHQPRPPLEEVLAEPELAKLLSGWGRNGDTAVVAEWEDGMPVGAAWYRSWMAENHSYGFVDADTPELGIAVRQEFRQRGIGTALLTALLQQARRSAIARISLSVEPENYSRALYEKLGFKRVGTSGTSLTMLLELR, encoded by the coding sequence ATGCTCTATGAGGCCGTGTGCTGGCGTCCGCATCAGCCGCGACCTCCACTCGAAGAAGTTTTGGCCGAGCCGGAGCTGGCCAAACTCTTGAGCGGTTGGGGAAGAAATGGCGACACCGCCGTTGTGGCAGAATGGGAAGATGGCATGCCGGTCGGCGCCGCGTGGTATCGCTCTTGGATGGCAGAAAATCACTCCTACGGCTTTGTTGATGCAGACACGCCGGAGCTTGGCATCGCAGTTCGCCAAGAATTTCGCCAACGTGGCATCGGCACGGCGTTGCTCACGGCGCTGTTGCAACAAGCGCGGCGTTCCGCAATCGCGCGAATAAGCTTGAGCGTCGAGCCGGAGAATTATTCGCGCGCGCTTTACGAGAAATTAGGTTTCAAGCGAGTTGGAACATCCGGAACTTCGTTGACAATGCTGCTGGAGCTTCGATAA
- a CDS encoding DUF2270 domain-containing protein, whose amino-acid sequence MNQNESAGKNLNEDSEAREPVWTYRGYRMRPGEFNTAMVHYYRAEIQRSNVWRQRLDNTTNWAVLASSAAISFALSAPDHHYGVIILNTLLVTLFLWIEARRYRYYELAAYRTRLMETDFFAAMIAPPFAPQAEWAESLAKTLREPEFPISMWEAFGRRFRRNYVWIFLVLGFAWLLKGFIHPTTATSWAEFVTRLAIGPVSGWVILALGIAYNGLLFLIGFGTAGLQQATGEVLPKASDYPVLTAMWQAMEVKDNGEKEANHHGGRPRPRKRQQLLCLIIANRPEAIAGRIMRELKRGVTEFHGTGMHTQQAREVLMVAATVSEMPGLKATVKAEDPDAFVIVMPAHEVMGRGFQALEG is encoded by the coding sequence ATGAACCAAAATGAATCTGCCGGAAAAAATCTGAACGAAGATTCCGAAGCGCGCGAGCCGGTGTGGACCTATCGCGGCTATCGCATGCGGCCGGGAGAATTCAACACCGCGATGGTGCATTACTATCGCGCCGAAATTCAACGCTCCAACGTTTGGCGGCAGCGCCTGGACAACACCACCAATTGGGCCGTCCTGGCTTCCAGCGCCGCGATTTCCTTCGCTCTCTCCGCGCCCGACCATCATTACGGCGTGATCATCCTGAACACGCTGCTGGTCACTCTCTTTTTGTGGATCGAAGCGCGGCGCTATCGCTACTATGAGCTTGCGGCCTATCGCACGCGCCTGATGGAAACCGATTTCTTCGCGGCGATGATTGCCCCGCCCTTTGCGCCGCAAGCCGAATGGGCCGAAAGCCTGGCGAAAACACTGCGCGAACCGGAATTCCCCATCAGCATGTGGGAGGCCTTTGGCCGGCGCTTCCGCCGCAATTATGTCTGGATCTTTCTGGTGCTGGGCTTCGCCTGGCTGCTCAAAGGATTCATCCACCCCACCACCGCCACTTCCTGGGCGGAATTCGTGACGCGCCTGGCCATTGGCCCGGTTTCCGGCTGGGTGATCCTGGCGCTGGGGATCGCCTACAATGGCTTGCTATTTCTCATTGGCTTCGGCACTGCGGGCTTGCAGCAAGCGACCGGCGAAGTGCTGCCCAAGGCGAGCGACTATCCGGTGTTGACGGCAATGTGGCAAGCCATGGAAGTCAAGGACAACGGTGAGAAGGAGGCCAACCATCACGGCGGCCGGCCGCGTCCGCGCAAGCGCCAACAACTGCTGTGTTTGATCATCGCCAACCGGCCGGAAGCCATTGCCGGCCGCATCATGCGGGAATTGAAGCGCGGGGTGACCGAATTCCACGGCACGGGCATGCACACGCAACAGGCACGCGAGGTGTTGATGGTCGCCGCCACGGTGAGTGAAATGCCGGGACTCAAAGCCACGGTCAAAGCCGAGGATCCCGACGCTTTCGTCATCGTCATGCCGGCGCACGAAGTGATGGGCCGCGGGTTTCAGGCATTGGAAGGTTGA
- a CDS encoding ring-cleaving dioxygenase: MKNSVHGIHHLTAIAGDAQENLDFYVGVMGMRLVKKSVNQDVPDTYHLFYADGAGTPGTDLTFFPWPSMGPGRAGTGLVVEVPFAVPHGSLQNWRARFDQMGVKYGAVETRFGETTLPFKDPHGLQLALVESDDPREFVPWEKSAVPVEQQLRGMHSVRLWVRRLAPTAEALTQCMGFARLGTENGWTRFAVEGGGSGKIIEVKELPQESRGRWGTGAVHHVAWRMKDSAEEMAMRELLFDAGLFPTEQIDRFWFKSVYFREPGEVLFELATDGPGFDRDEDMERLGEQLILPPWLEPQRQQIEAALPRLEMPKREN, encoded by the coding sequence ATGAAAAACTCCGTTCACGGTATTCATCATCTCACCGCCATTGCCGGCGACGCGCAGGAGAATCTGGACTTCTACGTGGGCGTGATGGGCATGCGGCTGGTGAAAAAGAGCGTCAATCAAGACGTTCCTGATACCTATCACTTGTTTTATGCCGACGGCGCCGGCACACCGGGAACCGATCTCACCTTCTTTCCCTGGCCGAGCATGGGGCCGGGGCGAGCGGGAACCGGCTTGGTGGTGGAAGTTCCTTTTGCCGTGCCGCATGGGAGTCTGCAAAATTGGCGTGCGCGTTTCGACCAGATGGGCGTGAAATACGGTGCGGTTGAAACACGCTTCGGCGAAACGACGCTGCCGTTCAAGGATCCCCACGGCCTGCAACTGGCGTTGGTGGAGAGCGATGACCCGCGCGAATTTGTGCCGTGGGAGAAAAGCGCAGTTCCGGTTGAGCAGCAATTACGCGGCATGCACTCGGTTCGGTTGTGGGTGCGCCGGCTTGCACCGACGGCGGAGGCGCTCACGCAGTGCATGGGCTTTGCCCGGTTGGGAACTGAAAACGGCTGGACACGCTTTGCTGTGGAGGGCGGCGGCTCCGGCAAGATCATCGAAGTCAAAGAGCTGCCGCAAGAGAGCCGCGGCCGCTGGGGAACCGGTGCCGTGCATCACGTCGCCTGGCGCATGAAAGATTCCGCGGAAGAAATGGCCATGCGCGAACTGCTCTTCGATGCCGGTCTTTTCCCCACCGAGCAGATTGATCGTTTCTGGTTCAAATCGGTTTATTTTCGCGAACCAGGCGAAGTGCTGTTCGAACTGGCCACCGACGGCCCCGGCTTTGATCGCGACGAAGATATGGAACGTCTGGGCGAGCAACTCATTTTGCCGCCCTGGCTGGAGCCGCAACGGCAGCAGATCGAAGCAGCGCTGCCGCGTTTGGAGATGCCGAAGAGGGAGAACTGA
- a CDS encoding efflux RND transporter periplasmic adaptor subunit: MSKKSKRVWLAIAAVAVVAALALPKIGSSWGRSPSGPANGNGAPRDPRLPVRMEIIHAERMGDRVQTVGTILSNEEVEIRSEISGKIEKIHFKEGGRVSKRELLLKINDAELQAQLARAQFRRAIAAQEAERQRQLFERNLASRENYDNAVNELNIVQAEIQLVTAQIEKTEIRAPFAGTIGLRQVSEGSYISPAARITTLQDNHPVKIDFTVPEKYAGLIKVGDKISFIVQGNGQQFEGTVYAQEAKIDLATRTMHLRALSPNPNGVLIPGAFANVEIVLREKETLMVPSFALIPELKGHRVFLYKNGKAESRSVTIGSRTDERVEITQGVQPGDTLITSGILQLRPGMAVMPAAGVAAPAN, encoded by the coding sequence ATGAGCAAGAAATCCAAACGCGTCTGGCTGGCCATCGCCGCCGTGGCGGTTGTGGCAGCCCTCGCGCTGCCCAAGATCGGATCATCCTGGGGCCGCTCCCCATCAGGCCCGGCCAACGGCAACGGTGCGCCGCGTGACCCGCGCCTGCCGGTGCGCATGGAGATCATCCATGCCGAGCGCATGGGCGACCGCGTCCAGACCGTCGGAACGATTCTCTCGAATGAAGAAGTGGAGATCCGCAGCGAAATTTCCGGCAAGATTGAAAAGATCCATTTCAAAGAAGGCGGCCGGGTGAGCAAGAGGGAGCTGCTGCTCAAGATCAATGACGCCGAGCTGCAGGCCCAACTGGCGCGCGCCCAATTTCGCCGCGCCATAGCCGCGCAGGAGGCCGAGCGCCAGCGTCAATTGTTCGAGAGAAATCTGGCCAGCCGGGAAAACTATGACAATGCCGTGAACGAGTTGAACATCGTGCAGGCCGAAATCCAGCTCGTTACCGCACAAATCGAGAAGACTGAAATTCGCGCGCCTTTCGCCGGCACCATTGGTCTGCGCCAGGTGAGCGAGGGCAGCTACATTTCGCCGGCCGCGCGCATCACCACGCTGCAGGACAATCATCCCGTCAAGATCGACTTCACCGTGCCGGAAAAATATGCCGGCCTGATCAAAGTCGGTGACAAGATCAGTTTCATCGTGCAAGGCAATGGGCAGCAATTCGAAGGGACGGTCTATGCGCAGGAAGCCAAGATTGACCTGGCCACACGCACCATGCACCTGCGCGCCCTCAGCCCCAATCCCAACGGCGTTTTGATTCCGGGCGCTTTTGCCAACGTCGAAATCGTGTTGCGCGAAAAGGAAACGCTCATGGTTCCCTCCTTTGCTTTGATCCCGGAGCTGAAAGGGCATCGGGTGTTTTTGTACAAAAACGGCAAGGCCGAGTCACGCAGCGTGACGATCGGCAGCCGCACCGACGAGCGCGTGGAAATCACCCAGGGCGTGCAGCCGGGCGATACGTTGATCACCTCCGGCATTTTGCAATTGCGGCCGGGCATGGCGGTGATGCCGGCAGCGGGCGTTGCTGCACCGGCGAATTAA